One genomic window of Nicotiana sylvestris chromosome 10, ASM39365v2, whole genome shotgun sequence includes the following:
- the LOC138880107 gene encoding uncharacterized protein, producing the protein MNTVAPHLFSRIVYASDAHHVWEDLRERLDKVNRVRIFQLHQEIATISQGTDSVSMYFTRLKELWVEYDAMVPSPNCGCLKSKENVEHFLQQRLLQFLIGLNYSHDQSRRQILMKTTEPTLNQAYAMIIESESQLTPTSGVNAIVKGMTLQYYGVQKYYLGNYSCGVYNQGYNTNRHRCFPGGEHRDSNLISDGNQGFDPGQGIMNNVVAGQGATSMNAIPAPMVFTQEQYNQILKMLNKGDNTETEAATKTTRIVTPSTPNNRNDKWIVDSGATNHMVGDSCHVLSC; encoded by the exons ATGAACACAGTTGCGCCGCATCTATTCAGTAGAATTGTTTATGCATCCGATGCGCATCATGTATGGGAAGATCTGAGGGAGCGTTTAGACAAGGTAAATAGAGTACGTATATTTCAATTACATCAAGAAATTGCAACAATTTCTCAAGGAACAGACTCTGTTTCTATGTATTTCACAAGGCTGAAAGAGTTATGGGTAGAATATGACGCAATGGTACCTTCCCCAAACTGTGGTTGCCTAAAATCCAAGGAAAATGTAGAGCATTTTTTACAACAACGGTTGCTTCAGTTTCTCATTGGATTAAACTACTCACATGACCAGTCGAGGCGTCAAATTCTCATGAAAACAACAGAACCAACCTTGAATCAAGCATATGCAATGATCATTGAAAGTGAGAGTCAATTGACACCAACATCTGGAGTTAACGCCATAGTGAAGGGAATGACATTACAATATTATGGAGTGCAAAAG TATTATCTTGGGAATTACAGTTGTGGAGTTTACAATCAAGGATATAACACCAATAGACATAGATGCTTTCCTGGTGGAGAACATCGTGATTCAAACCTCATTAGTGATGGGAATCAAGGTTTTGATCCGGGTCAAGGAATAATGAATAATGTTGTTGCAGGTCAAGGAGCAACAAGTATGAATGCAATTCCAGCACCCATGGTATTCACACAGGAACAATATAATCAAATCTTGAAGATGTTGAACAAAGGTGACAATACTGAGACAGAAGCAGCAACTAAAACAACACGTATTGTTACTCCCTCTACTCCTAATAATAGGAATGATAAGTGGATTGTAGATAGTGGTGCCACAAATCATATGGTGGGAGATAGTTGTCACGttcttagttgttaa